One region of Termitidicoccus mucosus genomic DNA includes:
- a CDS encoding sugar phosphate isomerase/epimerase family protein: MAARHGIGQVELRAACGTVDLPAALAGEFGTPAAFAAAAQSVRIIALDTSLFLPGDAAALAAFLQYIPWAEALGGVKLRVFDGAAGVSVADLVASVATLNWWHKMREKNNWRSDVMVETHSSLVTSSKLKEFIAEAPSGTSILWDTHHTWRIGGESPEATWENIAPNIVHLHVKDSITCDTAEGKYKYVLPGAGEYPMRTLLNTLRKSSFEGSVSLEWEKMWHSELPSLNEALDAAKLKGW; this comes from the coding sequence TTGGCTGCCCGCCACGGCATCGGTCAGGTCGAATTGCGAGCCGCGTGCGGCACCGTTGACCTGCCCGCCGCGCTCGCCGGCGAGTTCGGCACACCCGCCGCCTTCGCCGCCGCAGCTCAATCCGTCCGCATCATCGCGCTCGACACCTCGCTTTTTCTGCCCGGCGACGCCGCCGCGCTCGCCGCATTTCTCCAGTATATCCCATGGGCCGAGGCGCTCGGCGGCGTGAAACTGCGTGTCTTCGACGGCGCCGCCGGTGTTAGTGTCGCCGACCTTGTCGCGTCCGTTGCCACGCTCAATTGGTGGCATAAAATGCGCGAGAAGAACAACTGGCGCTCCGATGTGATGGTCGAGACGCACAGTTCCTTGGTCACTTCATCGAAGCTGAAAGAGTTTATCGCTGAAGCTCCCTCCGGAACCTCCATTCTCTGGGATACCCATCACACTTGGCGGATTGGCGGCGAATCGCCCGAGGCCACGTGGGAAAATATCGCTCCAAACATCGTTCACCTGCACGTGAAAGACAGCATCACTTGTGATACGGCGGAGGGGAAATACAAATACGTGCTTCCCGGCGCAGGTGAATACCCCATGCGGACACTCCTGAATACACTGCGCAAATCTTCCTTCGAGGGTTCCGTGAGCCTTGAGTGGGAAAAAATGTGGCATTCCGAACTGCCCTCTCTCAACGAGGCACTCGACGCAGCAAAATTGAAAGGTTGGTAG